The sequence below is a genomic window from Flavobacterium lipolyticum.
GCAAACTATACTCCATGACTAACGCTAACGCTGCTGCTGCAGGACTGTCCAGCAGAACTCTTGACGGAAGAGATGAATTTAATGCGTGGTTTGCGCAGCAGATCGCCTCCGGAAAAACACCAGCAGATATCGCTAAATTACAACCTGGTGCGGGACTTATTGTAGACGGTGTAAATGAAGTTAGAGACACTAACGGTAATGTAACCGGATACAAAGACAACACCACACCGGTGAATCCGCAAACTTACTGGAGAAGCTTATATGGAGACGATACCACACCGGAACCCTTTATTTATGATGCCTCTTATGTTAAACTAAGAGAACTCTCTATAGGTTATGATTTTCCAAAAAAATGGTTAAAAGGTACCGGGTTTGAAAGATTTAAATTCTCTGTTATTGCCCGAAATTTATGGACTATTTACTCTAAAGTCCCAAACATTGATCCGGAATCAACTTACACAAGCGGTAATGGACAAGGTTTCGAATACGGCTCTTTACCTTACAGAAGGTCTTACGGCTTTAACCTACAATTATCATTCTAATCTTTTAACTGCATCGAAATGAAAAAACATATATTACAACTAACAAAATATGCGCTAGGCTTGCTTCTAATGCTTACCGTAACTAACTGTGCTGACGATGAACTTTTCAGAGAAACAAACACCAACCCTGAAGGCTTTCAAACCATTGAACCTTACACTCAGATAACCGGAATACAAGCCGGTTTATCCGGTGGCTGGTTTGAGCAATGGAGAGCCAACCTTATATATGGAGAAGGTTTTATTCAACATCTTGGCGGATCATGGAGCGTCGCCAACTATGGCTCTTTTTATATTTCTAACAGAGAATATCAAGACGCTCTTTGGTTTTCAAACTATGGAGGCGGAATCGTGCGAAACTTAACAGATGTTCTGGAAAGAACAAAAGGAAAACCAGAATACACCAACTTAAATGCTGTTGCAAAAACACTGAAAGTTATGGTATATCAACGCTTAACCGATTTGTATGGAGATGTTCCCTATTCTGAAGCAGGCTTTGGCGATTTGCAGAAAATTTTCTATCCGAAATACGACAGTCAGAAAGACATTTATACCGATTTTTTTAAAGTACTAGACGAAGCACAAAGTCAATTACAATCTGGAACTGATGCAATAAAAGGAGATCTCTTTTACGAAGGCAATGTCTCGAAGTGGAAAAAAATGATCAATTCCTTACGATTACGCATTGCTATGAGAATTTCAAAAGTAGACCCGGCATTAGCGAAAGAACAAATCAAAAAAGCGGTTACCAATGGCATCTTTACAAGCAACGACGACAACTGCTACATGAAACACGACTCCACCCTTCCGGAAACAGTTGGTGCTTTTAACAATGGAAACGGACTTTCTCAAGCCTTAAAGGGTTCCGGAGGCGTATACGATCATCCTACCATCACAATATTAAATATCCTAAAAGATGATCCAAGAAAAAACATATGGTTCAGAGTAAATCCGAAAGGCGTTTACGAAGGCATTAATCCGAATGATTACAGATGGGACCACAAACCTGATAGTGACGCTTTATCAACCATTCAACCTTATTTATACGAAAACAGTGCCCCATATCTGCATCTTACTTATTCAGAAACACAATTACTTCTGGCAGAAGCTTCTTTCAGAGGACTCCACCCGGGCGACACAAAAGATTATTACAAAAAAGGAATCGAAGCCGGTATCAGACAATGGGTTATTTTTAAAGACGCCAGCATTATCAACAACAATGCTATTACTTCTTTTCTTGCTACTAAAAGTCTTACCCCTGGAAAAGAATTGGAAGAAATTGCCACACAACAATGGCTCACTTTATTCTTAAACGGAATGGAAGCTTATAGCAATTACAGAAGAACAAACTTCCCCGTGATGATAAAAATTACTCGTGCAGACTCTGAAACCCGAGGTATTATGCCTACAAGAATACCCTATCCGGTGGAAGAATCGACCAACAACCGAGAAAACTTTTTGGCCGCCAGTGCCAAATACAACAACAACAGCTGGCTGGCTAAAGTTTGGTGGGATGTAGATTAAACCGCTAAACCCTAACCCAACACCACTCCTTTCATGTTGATCCTAATACCATTCGTAATTTATATTGAATTATGAATGGTATTTTTTTAGGCTTTTCCGATCAAAAACAAGCAAAATCACCCGTTCATACCCTTCTAAAAATACGAATTTTAAGATTAAAACGAATTCTTTCCCTAAAAACTCATTCTGCAAAATTTTCTCAGAACACCTTTAGAAACCTCATTTCTTTTGGATTATAAAAACACTTCAGAAAAAAATATTGCAAAAAAAATGCACTTTATGCAAAAAAAATGCAAATGAATAAAAATTATCTATATATTTGATCGCCAATAAAAACCAAAATAAAACATGAAAACCAAAGTATTATGAAAGCAAAGCTAATTTCATTAGTATTTATTGGGGGAGTAATCTTCTCAGTAAATGCAAAAGAGACTGCAATTAAAACGCACCTCTTTGAACAAAAAAGCAGTCAGATTGAAATTTCGGGCCAGGTCATTGGTCAGGACGATGGAATGCCAATTGCCGGAGCTACTATTTATGCTAAAAGCAATTCGAAAACAGCTACTATAACCGATGAAACAGGAAAATTTAAACTAAATGTTCCGGAAAATGAAACTCACATCATCATTTCTTACATGGGCTATGGAACTTTAGAGTATAAACTAGATAAGGTCACAGATGTAGTAATAAGTTTAAAACCTGCCGAAAATGTACTGGAGCAGGTATTAGTAACCGCATTAGGGGTTAAAAAAAGTAACAAAGCAGTTGCCTATGCTGTTACCGAATTAAAAGGAACTGAATTCACCAAGGCAAAAGAAACCAATATCACAAACGCTTTAGTAGGTAAAATTGCCGGGGTAAACGTAAGCAGCTCTGCAACAGGCGCAAACGGATCAACCAGGGTGATCATTCGTGGAAATGGTTCCCTAAACGGAAACAACCAGCCCATGTATGTGGTAAACGACTTACCAATTGACAATACACAACTCAATCTGCCTGGAACCGGAAACGGAGCAGGCTCACCAAGAATGAACGTCGATAGAGGTGACGGTACCTCAGTTATCAATCCCGATGACATTAAAAGCATCACGGTATTAAAAGGAGGAACTGCAGCTGCTCTTTATGGAGCAAATGCTGCCAATGGTGTAATTCTTATTCAAACCAAAAGAGGAGGCGCACAAAAGGGTATCGGTGTAGAACTCAATTCCTCTTATACTTTTGAAACCCCGGCTGTGATCCCGGACTGGCAGTACGAGTACGGAGCCGGAGATGCAGGACAAAAACCATTAACGAAAGAAAAAGCTATAGAATTTGGTCGCTGGTCGTGGGGAGCAAAAATAGACGGAACTGATGTTATTCAATTTGACGGAGTAAAAAGACCTTATGTTGCTCAAAAAAACAACATCAAAAACTTCTACGAAACCGGAACAACATTTATCAATTCGATCGCACTTTCAGGAGGAAACGAAAAAGCCTCAGGACGTCTTTCCTTCTCTAATACAGACAACCAGTCTATTGTACCAAATTCTGATTTCAACCGTAAAAGTGTCAACATTGCCAGCAATGTAAACTTAACCAATTGGTTAAAATTTGATGTAGTCGCACAATACAATATAGAGAAATCAAACAACAGAATTACGGTTTCCGATGCAGAAGCCAACCCGAACTGGGCCACCTATCTGCTTGCTAACACTGTAGACATTAGAAATCTTTCACCTGGTTATGACGAAAACGGTAAAGAAATAGCATGGAATCCTGTTCCGGTTGCAACAAACCCTTACTTCACCATCAATAAAATCAAAAACAGGGACACTAAAAATCGTTTCCTTGGAATGTTAAACGTAAAATTAAACTTTACACCCGAACTATTTCTTCAGGGAAGAATTGGACAGGATTACACAGATTACGATTACTTTGGATACATTCCAAAGACAAGCTTAAACAATCCAATTGGATACGCACAAGGTTCCCGCGTAAAGCTGTCAAACCTGAACTCAGAAGCTATACTAAACTATACCAAAAAGAACTTGTATAAAGATTTTTCTCTGAATGCATTACTTGGAGTAAACTCCCGTACAACCTTACGCGATGAAGTAAGCCTTGAGGGCTCAAATTTTGTCCTTGATGATTTTTTCGCTCCAACCAATTTTACTACTTTATCGTATACTTATCCTTATGGAAAAACAAAAACAAACTCTGTTTATGCTTCCGCAGATCTGGATTACAAAAATGTAATTTTCCTAAACGTTACAGGACGTCAGGATTGGTTTTCAACCCTATCTAAAGAAAACAATAAAGTGTTCTACCCCTCCATAGGAACAAGTATCATTCTTTCTGATATTGTAAAAATGCCGGAGTGGATTTCATTTACAAAACTGAGATCTTCATGGGCCCAGGTTGGAGGTGCTACACCAGATCCATACGCCCTAAATCGATCGTATTCAATGGTTCAGGGAGGACACAAAAACCAACATGTACAAGTCCCTACAGGAACAAGAGTACCAAATCCTACATTAAGCCCCTTAACTTCAACAACCTTTGAAATTGGAACCGATATGGGCTTCTTTAACAATCGTTTGAATGTTGACTTTGCCTGGTACAACCGTGCTACCACAAATGACATTGTGCAAACGACCATTTCAAATGCATCAGGTGCAAATACGGCTTTGCTAAACATTGGAAAAATGAGAAATAAAGGAGTCGAATTATTAATTAGCAGTAAAATCATAAACAATAGTAATTTCTCCTGGGACGCAAGTATCAACGGAGCCTATAACAAAAATACCGTTGAAGCACTTACAGATCAATTAAACTCGATTACGATGGCAATTTCTGTAAACGATTATGCCCTTATTACGAGTGACGTAGGACGCCCTTACAGCACTATTAAAGGGTATAAACCGCTTAAAGATGCAAACGGAAATACTGTTTACAATGTAAGTGGCAATACCGCAACCGTAGCAAGAGGTCCGCTTCAGGAGCTGGGACAGGGTGTTCATCCTTGGACAGCAGGACTTAATAATGAATTTAAATACAAAAACATATCTTTAAGCTTCCTGATCGACGGTAAATTTGGTGGTAGTTTATACTCCGGAACTGATTTATATGGAACCCGTATGGGATTAACCAAATTAACACTTGAAGGTCGTGAAAACGGCTTACCAATTAAGGGTGTTGATACTAAAGGAAATCCGGTAGATATGGTAATTGCTCCTAAAGAC
It includes:
- a CDS encoding SusD/RagB family nutrient-binding outer membrane lipoprotein, with amino-acid sequence MKKHILQLTKYALGLLLMLTVTNCADDELFRETNTNPEGFQTIEPYTQITGIQAGLSGGWFEQWRANLIYGEGFIQHLGGSWSVANYGSFYISNREYQDALWFSNYGGGIVRNLTDVLERTKGKPEYTNLNAVAKTLKVMVYQRLTDLYGDVPYSEAGFGDLQKIFYPKYDSQKDIYTDFFKVLDEAQSQLQSGTDAIKGDLFYEGNVSKWKKMINSLRLRIAMRISKVDPALAKEQIKKAVTNGIFTSNDDNCYMKHDSTLPETVGAFNNGNGLSQALKGSGGVYDHPTITILNILKDDPRKNIWFRVNPKGVYEGINPNDYRWDHKPDSDALSTIQPYLYENSAPYLHLTYSETQLLLAEASFRGLHPGDTKDYYKKGIEAGIRQWVIFKDASIINNNAITSFLATKSLTPGKELEEIATQQWLTLFLNGMEAYSNYRRTNFPVMIKITRADSETRGIMPTRIPYPVEESTNNRENFLAASAKYNNNSWLAKVWWDVD
- a CDS encoding SusC/RagA family TonB-linked outer membrane protein translates to MKAKLISLVFIGGVIFSVNAKETAIKTHLFEQKSSQIEISGQVIGQDDGMPIAGATIYAKSNSKTATITDETGKFKLNVPENETHIIISYMGYGTLEYKLDKVTDVVISLKPAENVLEQVLVTALGVKKSNKAVAYAVTELKGTEFTKAKETNITNALVGKIAGVNVSSSATGANGSTRVIIRGNGSLNGNNQPMYVVNDLPIDNTQLNLPGTGNGAGSPRMNVDRGDGTSVINPDDIKSITVLKGGTAAALYGANAANGVILIQTKRGGAQKGIGVELNSSYTFETPAVIPDWQYEYGAGDAGQKPLTKEKAIEFGRWSWGAKIDGTDVIQFDGVKRPYVAQKNNIKNFYETGTTFINSIALSGGNEKASGRLSFSNTDNQSIVPNSDFNRKSVNIASNVNLTNWLKFDVVAQYNIEKSNNRITVSDAEANPNWATYLLANTVDIRNLSPGYDENGKEIAWNPVPVATNPYFTINKIKNRDTKNRFLGMLNVKLNFTPELFLQGRIGQDYTDYDYFGYIPKTSLNNPIGYAQGSRVKLSNLNSEAILNYTKKNLYKDFSLNALLGVNSRTTLRDEVSLEGSNFVLDDFFAPTNFTTLSYTYPYGKTKTNSVYASADLDYKNVIFLNVTGRQDWFSTLSKENNKVFYPSIGTSIILSDIVKMPEWISFTKLRSSWAQVGGATPDPYALNRSYSMVQGGHKNQHVQVPTGTRVPNPTLSPLTSTTFEIGTDMGFFNNRLNVDFAWYNRATTNDIVQTTISNASGANTALLNIGKMRNKGVELLISSKIINNSNFSWDASINGAYNKNTVEALTDQLNSITMAISVNDYALITSDVGRPYSTIKGYKPLKDANGNTVYNVSGNTATVARGPLQELGQGVHPWTAGLNNEFKYKNISLSFLIDGKFGGSLYSGTDLYGTRMGLTKLTLEGRENGLPIKGVDTKGNPVDMVIAPKDLRNYYDGLKNISSEFVYDASFIKLRQVIIGYQFPIEKISSLSKLQSISISFIARNLFILYKKTPNVDPESVFSAGNAQGIEQFGVPRTRSFGLNLNVKF